One Halosegnis longus DNA window includes the following coding sequences:
- a CDS encoding OB-fold nucleic acid binding domain-containing protein: protein MGTCIVCGTSTDGPICDTHQEDVLFDFRGDSANQLTEGRFYRGVVDGYADFGVFVDLSPRVTGLLHRSKLDKRLESLDWEPGDAVCVQVTNVRDNGDVDLGWSIRQTDREFRGTLVDEPEGDRLKNEDDEEEADSGNASEATEPAETHQESRVATDADAEVAADPDDVSETPDAADEAEPEPEPETEPESEPVAEPADAESDSEPVTADAETDEATEPAEPAEPNDGGAVQVEATTEADQESDDEYARVAVDALREHVGADVRLEGEVVSVRQTSGPTVFELGDESGVVDCAAFVEAGVRAYPDIETGDIVRLDGEVRVRRDELQVETEGLVELEGEEKATVESRMQEALDAEASPDAFEPLADDETVVAATDDIESVATAIRRAVFASRPVVVRHAATTDGYVAGAAIERAVLPLVREEHASSDAAYHYFDRRPLEEGSYGMADATKDTSRMLDNKERHDEKLPLFVFAAAGSTEDSLDGLEMLDIYGVESVVVDSLATADRADELATATATVTDRTAGTVAANVAAAVNDDVRADLGHLPAVTFWEETPEAYADLAAEAGIDAEAARQLREAIALEAFYQSYEDKRELIIDLLFDQEVGLAANVSEQFTEKLDAELTTAEENIETRTVGDTEVSVLDMEAYTHRYDFPPKFLLLDTLHRRHRDDTPVVVGYGKDELYVRTTEDIDLTEVAEEAAETVGDAGIDVTALRVGKLSFLSGRREDSVDAVLDAVVDQL from the coding sequence ATGGGAACCTGTATTGTCTGCGGCACGTCGACTGACGGGCCGATCTGTGACACCCACCAAGAGGACGTACTGTTCGATTTCCGCGGCGATAGCGCGAACCAACTCACCGAGGGCCGTTTCTACCGCGGTGTCGTCGACGGCTACGCCGACTTCGGCGTCTTCGTCGACCTCTCGCCCCGCGTGACCGGGCTACTCCACCGCTCGAAGCTCGACAAGCGGCTCGAATCTCTCGACTGGGAGCCGGGCGACGCCGTCTGCGTGCAGGTGACGAACGTGCGCGACAACGGCGACGTCGACCTCGGCTGGTCCATCCGCCAGACCGACCGCGAGTTCCGCGGCACGCTCGTCGACGAGCCGGAGGGCGACCGCCTTAAGAACGAGGACGACGAGGAGGAGGCTGATTCGGGAAACGCGAGTGAGGCAACCGAGCCGGCGGAGACGCACCAGGAGTCGCGCGTCGCCACCGACGCGGACGCGGAGGTTGCCGCTGACCCCGATGACGTGAGCGAGACGCCAGACGCAGCGGACGAAGCCGAACCGGAGCCAGAACCGGAAACAGAACCAGAATCGGAGCCGGTAGCCGAACCCGCCGACGCCGAATCCGATTCGGAGCCCGTCACCGCCGACGCGGAGACCGACGAGGCGACGGAGCCGGCAGAGCCGGCGGAGCCGAACGACGGCGGTGCCGTGCAGGTCGAAGCAACGACCGAAGCCGACCAGGAATCCGACGACGAGTACGCCCGCGTCGCCGTCGACGCGCTGCGTGAACACGTCGGCGCCGACGTGCGACTCGAAGGCGAGGTCGTCTCCGTGCGCCAGACCTCCGGCCCGACGGTGTTCGAACTCGGTGACGAGTCGGGCGTCGTTGACTGTGCGGCCTTCGTCGAGGCCGGCGTCCGCGCCTACCCGGATATCGAGACGGGCGACATCGTCCGACTCGACGGCGAGGTGCGCGTCCGCCGCGACGAACTCCAGGTCGAGACCGAAGGACTCGTCGAACTCGAGGGCGAGGAGAAGGCGACGGTCGAATCGCGCATGCAGGAGGCGCTCGACGCCGAGGCCTCTCCCGACGCGTTCGAACCGCTCGCAGACGACGAGACCGTCGTCGCCGCGACGGACGACATCGAGTCGGTCGCGACCGCGATTCGCCGCGCCGTCTTCGCGTCGCGCCCGGTCGTCGTGCGCCACGCGGCCACGACGGACGGCTACGTGGCCGGAGCGGCAATCGAGCGCGCCGTCCTGCCGCTCGTGCGCGAGGAGCACGCCAGCTCCGACGCCGCCTACCACTACTTCGACCGCCGCCCGCTCGAAGAGGGCAGCTACGGGATGGCCGACGCGACGAAAGACACCAGCCGCATGCTGGACAACAAGGAGCGCCACGACGAGAAGCTCCCGCTGTTCGTCTTCGCCGCCGCCGGCTCCACCGAGGACTCACTCGACGGGCTGGAGATGCTCGACATCTACGGCGTCGAGTCGGTCGTCGTCGACTCGCTCGCGACCGCCGACCGGGCGGACGAACTCGCGACTGCGACCGCGACGGTCACCGACCGGACCGCCGGCACCGTCGCGGCGAACGTCGCCGCCGCCGTCAACGACGACGTGCGCGCTGACCTGGGTCACCTGCCCGCCGTGACGTTCTGGGAGGAGACGCCGGAGGCGTACGCCGACCTCGCTGCCGAGGCCGGCATCGACGCCGAGGCCGCCCGCCAGCTCCGCGAGGCAATCGCGCTGGAGGCGTTCTACCAGAGCTACGAGGACAAGCGCGAACTCATCATCGACCTGCTGTTCGACCAGGAGGTCGGACTCGCGGCGAACGTCTCCGAGCAGTTCACGGAGAAGCTCGACGCCGAGTTGACGACCGCAGAGGAGAACATCGAGACGCGAACCGTCGGCGACACCGAGGTGTCCGTCCTCGACATGGAGGCGTACACCCACCGGTACGACTTCCCGCCGAAGTTCCTCCTGCTCGATACGCTCCACCGCCGCCACCGCGACGACACGCCGGTTGTCGTCGGCTACGGGAAAGACGAACTGTACGTCCGCACCACCGAGGACATTGACCTGACCGAGGTCGCCGAGGAGGCCGCCGAGACCGTCGGCGACGCCGGCATCGACGTGACGGCGCTGCGCGTCGGCAAGCTCTCGTTCCTCTCGGGTCGCCGCGAGGACAGCGTCGACGCGGTGCTCGACGCGGTCGTCGACCAGCTGTAG
- a CDS encoding succinylglutamate desuccinylase/aspartoacylase domain-containing protein: MRVEQLGEGTPEIAVVGSIHGDEPCGARAVERLLAESPTLDRPVKFVIANERALAENVRYVDEDLNRAFPGDPDADTHEGRLAHELTQELRDSTIFSMHSTQSYAAPFALVDELDPLAASVVPYLTVEALIETVNFSEGRLIESQDVIEVECGLQGSERAAENAYDLTRQFLGAVGAIEPPQEPRDDVPVFRMERMLPKPPAREYETFVTNFERVAEGETYARADDELFVADRPFYPILLSPYGYETEFGYTGDLVGRLDEQAIPGPEPTPER, encoded by the coding sequence ATGCGCGTCGAGCAACTGGGTGAGGGAACGCCAGAAATCGCAGTCGTCGGCTCGATTCACGGCGACGAACCGTGTGGTGCACGTGCCGTCGAGCGGCTGCTCGCCGAGTCGCCAACGCTCGACAGACCCGTCAAGTTCGTCATCGCGAACGAGCGCGCGCTCGCCGAGAACGTCCGCTACGTCGACGAGGACCTGAATCGCGCGTTCCCGGGCGACCCCGACGCCGACACACACGAGGGACGGCTCGCGCACGAACTCACACAGGAGCTGCGCGACTCCACTATCTTCTCGATGCACTCCACGCAGTCGTACGCCGCGCCCTTCGCGCTCGTCGACGAACTCGACCCGCTTGCCGCCTCGGTCGTCCCGTATCTCACCGTCGAGGCGCTCATCGAGACGGTGAACTTCTCCGAGGGCCGACTCATCGAGTCACAGGACGTTATCGAGGTGGAGTGTGGATTACAGGGAAGCGAACGCGCCGCCGAGAACGCCTACGACCTCACTCGGCAGTTCCTGGGTGCGGTCGGGGCAATCGAACCGCCACAGGAGCCGCGCGACGACGTTCCCGTCTTCCGGATGGAGCGCATGCTCCCGAAGCCGCCCGCGAGGGAGTACGAGACGTTCGTGACCAACTTCGAGCGCGTCGCGGAAGGCGAGACGTACGCCCGGGCCGACGACGAGCTGTTCGTCGCCGACCGACCCTTCTATCCCATCCTGCTCTCGCCGTACGGCTACGAGACGGAGTTCGGCTACACCGGCGACCTCGTCGGCCGACTCGACGAACAGGCGATTCCCGGCCCGGAGCCGACGCCCGAACGCTAG
- a CDS encoding SDR family NAD(P)-dependent oxidoreductase: MLENITAFVTGASGGIGREIAHTFADHGASVACAARSDGIYETADALGEQGLAVETDVTDEESIEAAVAETVETFGGLDCLVNNAGVAGPTQPFDRLSPEDIQETVAVNTTGAAMCAKHASDHLRASGQASVINIGSIGGKQPYPNRLPYAISKMGLVGVTRTLSRELGRDDVTVNTVLPGPVEGDRIEDVIAKQERLADVADAEPFRIGPDDFALPDYTASKAEVAAQVAFLAGPNARRITGQEIGVDGGATWY, translated from the coding sequence GTGCTAGAGAATATCACGGCCTTCGTCACCGGCGCGAGCGGCGGCATCGGGAGAGAGATCGCACACACCTTCGCGGACCACGGCGCGTCCGTCGCGTGTGCGGCCAGGAGTGACGGCATCTACGAGACGGCCGACGCCCTCGGCGAGCAGGGACTCGCCGTCGAGACGGACGTAACCGACGAGGAGAGCATCGAGGCGGCGGTCGCCGAGACGGTCGAGACGTTCGGCGGACTCGACTGTCTCGTCAACAACGCGGGCGTCGCCGGTCCGACACAGCCGTTCGACCGGCTCTCGCCCGAGGACATCCAGGAGACCGTGGCGGTCAACACGACCGGCGCGGCGATGTGTGCGAAACACGCGAGCGACCACCTCCGCGCGAGCGGACAGGCCAGCGTCATCAACATCGGTTCCATCGGCGGGAAACAGCCGTATCCGAACCGGCTTCCCTACGCGATATCGAAGATGGGGCTGGTCGGCGTGACGCGCACCCTGTCGCGCGAACTCGGCCGCGACGACGTGACCGTCAACACGGTGTTGCCCGGGCCAGTCGAGGGGGACCGCATCGAGGACGTCATCGCGAAACAGGAGCGGCTCGCGGACGTAGCGGACGCGGAGCCGTTCCGTATCGGTCCCGACGACTTCGCGCTTCCCGACTACACCGCAAGCAAAGCGGAGGTGGCAGCACAGGTCGCCTTCCTCGCCGGGCCGAACGCGCGACGCATCACGGGCCAGGAAATCGGCGTCGACGGCGGCGCGACCTGGTACTAG
- a CDS encoding MFS transporter: MASSQAAASGQAEPVPSPSARRRVAVVVAIVFIDLLGFGIIIPVLPFYVRSFGVSDVFIGLLAASYSFAQFVAAPVLGRISDERGRRPVLMLSVGVAGVAWILFGFASEIGTTVGTTVGLGVLFGARLIAGAAGGNIATAQAYIADVTRPEERTGALGLVGAAFGLGFVFGPAVGGLLASDAVVTTARSVLPGFVPVTQFSLPSFAAAGFSFLALAATAVVLEEPERVRTGGRHTTFVTQFRTALADQTLRPLVVAFFLTSLAFAGMTVMFVPLLADFFGYDATTAALFLAYLGVLGIINQGVLIGWLSRRLGVRRVVRVGVAALFCALVLLGVSPLAGTAPLVAGAPDWLTGGLAVLLVFGALASFGNGAITVGLAALVSEGASEGTQGAAFGVTQGAGSLGRTIGPPLASVAYVLVYWSPFIAGALVLIPVAVLLRR, encoded by the coding sequence GTGGCGTCATCTCAGGCCGCGGCGAGTGGGCAAGCGGAGCCAGTCCCATCTCCGTCGGCCCGGCGACGGGTGGCGGTGGTCGTCGCAATCGTCTTCATCGACCTGCTCGGGTTCGGCATCATCATCCCCGTGCTCCCGTTTTACGTCCGCTCGTTCGGCGTCAGCGACGTGTTCATCGGCCTGCTCGCGGCGTCGTACTCCTTCGCCCAGTTCGTCGCTGCGCCGGTCTTGGGGCGCATCTCAGACGAGCGGGGCCGCCGACCGGTTCTCATGCTCTCGGTCGGAGTGGCGGGCGTCGCCTGGATTCTCTTCGGATTCGCATCGGAAATCGGGACGACGGTCGGGACGACAGTCGGACTGGGCGTGCTCTTCGGCGCGCGACTGATAGCCGGGGCCGCAGGGGGGAACATCGCAACGGCGCAGGCGTATATCGCCGATGTCACGCGGCCCGAAGAGCGCACTGGTGCACTCGGACTCGTCGGTGCGGCATTCGGACTCGGATTCGTGTTCGGGCCGGCCGTCGGTGGCCTGCTCGCGAGCGACGCCGTCGTCACAACCGCGCGGAGCGTGCTCCCAGGGTTCGTCCCGGTGACGCAGTTCTCGCTGCCGAGTTTCGCCGCGGCCGGCTTCTCGTTTCTCGCGCTCGCCGCGACGGCCGTCGTGCTAGAGGAACCGGAGCGCGTGCGGACCGGCGGCCGGCACACGACGTTCGTCACGCAGTTCCGGACGGCGCTTGCCGACCAGACGCTCCGCCCGCTCGTCGTCGCGTTCTTTCTCACCTCCCTCGCGTTCGCCGGCATGACCGTGATGTTCGTTCCGCTGCTCGCGGATTTCTTCGGCTACGACGCCACGACGGCCGCCCTCTTTCTCGCGTATCTGGGCGTCCTCGGCATCATCAATCAGGGTGTGCTCATCGGATGGCTCTCGCGACGCCTCGGGGTTCGACGAGTAGTGCGGGTCGGCGTCGCGGCGTTGTTCTGTGCGCTCGTCCTGCTCGGCGTCTCACCGCTTGCAGGCACCGCGCCACTCGTCGCCGGCGCGCCCGACTGGCTCACGGGCGGGCTCGCAGTGTTGCTCGTGTTCGGGGCCCTCGCCTCGTTCGGCAACGGTGCCATCACGGTCGGACTCGCAGCCCTCGTTTCGGAGGGGGCATCCGAGGGGACACAGGGTGCAGCGTTCGGTGTCACACAGGGTGCCGGGAGTCTCGGTCGAACGATCGGTCCCCCGCTCGCGTCGGTAGCGTACGTGCTCGTCTACTGGTCCCCGTTCATCGCCGGGGCACTGGTGTTGATTCCGGTCGCGGTCTTGCTGCGGCGGTGA
- a CDS encoding amphi-Trp domain-containing protein → MTQSTEYEHELTGSRDEIAALLTGVADGLRTGAIRLGDTADAVAVTTPEELTLEIELEVEDDAVELELELEWPAEAGSVSAVEAAASEPSPRTEADGTDPTNEEADSGRAGESESESEQAAEDPDDAEATIGEQTPGTETDSAASTSEESGDMDSLIGAADESRSLAQFEVYRARDSTWRWRLRHRNGNIIATGGQGYTRKHNAVKGLRSVMVNSPDAPIGEEAADAWPLE, encoded by the coding sequence ATGACACAGTCGACCGAGTACGAACACGAACTGACGGGGAGTCGCGACGAGATTGCCGCCCTTCTCACCGGGGTCGCGGACGGACTCCGGACGGGAGCGATTCGACTAGGTGACACGGCCGACGCCGTGGCCGTCACCACCCCGGAGGAACTCACGCTCGAAATCGAACTGGAAGTCGAGGACGACGCGGTCGAACTAGAGCTGGAACTCGAGTGGCCGGCCGAGGCGGGCTCCGTGTCCGCCGTCGAGGCGGCGGCTTCTGAACCGTCACCGCGGACCGAGGCCGACGGGACCGACCCGACGAACGAAGAGGCGGACAGCGGGAGAGCAGGCGAATCCGAGTCCGAATCCGAGCAAGCCGCAGAGGACCCGGACGACGCGGAAGCGACGATAGGCGAGCAGACACCGGGTACAGAGACAGACAGTGCAGCGTCGACGAGTGAGGAGTCCGGCGACATGGACTCGCTCATCGGGGCCGCGGACGAGTCACGCTCGCTCGCGCAGTTCGAAGTGTACCGGGCGCGCGACAGCACGTGGCGCTGGCGACTTCGCCATCGCAACGGCAACATCATCGCGACCGGCGGTCAGGGGTACACCCGCAAGCACAACGCCGTGAAGGGTCTCCGCAGTGTCATGGTGAACTCGCCGGACGCGCCAATCGGTGAGGAGGCAGCCGACGCGTGGCCGCTGGAGTGA
- a CDS encoding restriction endonuclease — translation MPILDELSGFEFEDVMEDVFRNLGYTNVRQAAKTADEGRDILMDEQVNGTTRGVVVECKHTGTVGRPVVQKLHSAIATYDFDGPKRGIVVTTGTFTGPATEYTQRLRDNDDPYPIELIDGKRLRSIAEEVGLDLYNGRIEILCDETLRPTDPTGGIGAPVREAFRDIENLDGATLPAPTTHATFEPVVLITATVDAVFETSVGVIHRINERTQFVVRAGRTRPQILDSAVATLVSENRRQTVALDELDLADEFDDHEVHRFGQTETEYKEWAVDRLRQHHTTTVSYTGDNNVDYERECVPNQSDISVRSIEPVYLPDVRQTTEIHAHSYPYGYYAAGPSRVTHEDGIHECVQCGDTDAATFTFCANCGSINCESHIKTERLEQDPVCTGCAVTDRFAFRTKYFYSEANRDAFAAEYDAMAVHEKAQENVPAAIGAVVGLVGVLALLLVQAGVV, via the coding sequence ATGCCGATTCTGGATGAGCTCTCCGGCTTCGAGTTCGAGGACGTGATGGAGGACGTGTTCCGGAACCTCGGCTACACGAACGTCCGACAGGCAGCGAAAACCGCCGACGAGGGGCGGGATATCCTGATGGACGAACAGGTGAACGGCACGACCCGGGGGGTGGTCGTCGAGTGCAAACACACCGGGACTGTCGGCCGGCCGGTGGTCCAGAAGCTCCACTCGGCGATTGCGACCTACGACTTCGACGGCCCCAAGCGGGGTATCGTCGTCACGACCGGGACGTTTACCGGTCCGGCGACGGAGTACACACAGCGGCTCCGGGACAACGACGACCCGTATCCGATCGAGCTCATTGACGGGAAGCGGCTCCGGTCTATCGCCGAGGAGGTCGGACTCGACCTGTACAACGGTCGAATCGAAATCCTGTGTGACGAGACGCTCCGGCCGACCGACCCGACCGGCGGCATCGGTGCGCCCGTGCGAGAGGCGTTTCGCGACATCGAGAACCTCGACGGGGCGACGCTCCCGGCGCCGACGACACACGCCACCTTCGAGCCGGTCGTCCTGATTACGGCGACCGTTGATGCCGTCTTCGAGACCTCCGTCGGCGTCATCCACCGCATCAACGAACGGACACAGTTCGTCGTCCGGGCCGGTCGCACGCGACCGCAGATACTCGACAGCGCAGTCGCGACGCTCGTCTCGGAGAACCGCAGACAGACCGTCGCGCTGGACGAACTCGACCTCGCGGACGAGTTCGACGACCACGAGGTGCACCGCTTCGGTCAGACGGAAACCGAGTACAAGGAGTGGGCCGTCGACCGCCTCCGGCAACACCACACGACGACGGTCTCGTATACCGGTGACAACAACGTCGATTACGAGAGGGAGTGCGTGCCGAACCAGTCGGATATTTCGGTCCGGTCGATCGAGCCGGTGTATCTCCCCGACGTTCGCCAGACGACGGAGATTCACGCCCACTCGTACCCGTACGGATACTACGCCGCCGGCCCCTCTCGCGTCACCCACGAGGATGGCATCCACGAGTGCGTCCAGTGTGGCGACACGGACGCGGCGACGTTCACGTTCTGTGCGAACTGCGGGAGCATCAACTGCGAGTCGCACATCAAGACGGAGCGGCTGGAACAGGACCCCGTCTGTACTGGCTGTGCCGTGACCGACCGGTTTGCCTTCCGAACGAAGTACTTCTACAGCGAGGCGAACCGGGACGCGTTTGCAGCCGAGTACGACGCGATGGCCGTCCACGAGAAGGCACAGGAGAACGTGCCCGCGGCGATTGGAGCGGTCGTCGGACTCGTCGGCGTGCTCGCGCTACTGCTGGTGCAGGCGGGCGTGGTGTGA
- a CDS encoding mechanosensitive ion channel family protein, whose translation MGRTGYLALVGAGALYAGRRLVDRVGIGTRVLDTGLEPVLLTGLSMAAVLFALLAGYDIFGSYLLARTESKRRRHDVRNLLRLVFGGLALITGFGIITREWVSVLFSLGVLGFAITFALQQPLFSLIGWLYIIVKRPYRVGDRIAIEEMRGDVVSIDFFVTEVWEIGGDLVSTNQPSGRIVTVPNSTVLSARVVNFYGEGVQSVWNELSVQVAYETDVAFASELMVETATEQLGEEMAQQVAEYRERLHETPVELDVNDKPTVNIVQQESWVELRLRYIVHPRRGTRAKNALYETILARFNDHPERVKFPVSRNR comes from the coding sequence ATGGGTCGAACTGGCTATCTCGCACTGGTGGGGGCTGGAGCGCTGTACGCCGGCCGGCGGTTGGTGGACCGCGTCGGCATCGGGACACGCGTTCTCGATACTGGCTTGGAGCCGGTACTACTCACGGGGCTCTCGATGGCGGCCGTGCTGTTCGCGTTGCTTGCCGGCTACGACATCTTCGGAAGCTACCTGCTTGCACGGACGGAGAGCAAGCGCCGTCGCCACGACGTTCGGAACCTGCTCCGACTGGTGTTCGGCGGGCTCGCCCTCATCACGGGCTTCGGTATCATCACCCGCGAGTGGGTGAGCGTCCTGTTTTCGCTGGGCGTCCTCGGCTTCGCAATCACCTTCGCGCTCCAGCAGCCGCTGTTTTCGCTCATCGGCTGGCTGTACATCATCGTGAAGCGACCGTACCGGGTCGGCGACCGCATCGCGATCGAGGAGATGCGCGGCGATGTCGTTTCTATCGATTTCTTCGTCACGGAGGTGTGGGAGATCGGCGGCGACCTCGTCTCGACGAATCAACCCTCCGGACGCATCGTCACTGTCCCGAACAGTACCGTCCTGTCCGCCCGCGTCGTGAACTTCTACGGCGAGGGGGTCCAGTCGGTCTGGAACGAGCTCTCGGTGCAGGTGGCCTACGAGACGGACGTGGCGTTCGCCTCGGAGTTGATGGTCGAGACGGCGACGGAGCAGCTCGGCGAGGAGATGGCCCAACAGGTAGCGGAGTACCGCGAGCGGTTACACGAAACCCCGGTCGAACTCGACGTGAACGACAAGCCGACCGTCAATATCGTCCAACAGGAGTCGTGGGTCGAGCTTCGACTGCGCTACATCGTCCACCCGCGTCGCGGGACCCGTGCGAAGAATGCCCTCTACGAGACGATCTTAGCGCGATTCAACGACCATCCCGAGCGCGTGAAGTTCCCGGTGAGCCGGAATCGGTAA
- a CDS encoding transcriptional regulator TbsP domain-containing protein, with protein MTNAEVITREESLQQAIETTNAEVTVVAPNFETLQALGRLNDPDWGDHVRILTTPQPLKRLRHEFTTATRIAEISSRNDVTIRTIEDQDGTLQPLVLTESQVTTVLLSGMESVPTLRTSAVPVLENVRETVASLWKSAQTADISTPPYSRVMKTVGENFDESFETDVQTMLSTAMGSRAMSDGLDEVHAFLLLAARNRAQYRELTKWAERIQIGSPARFSTRKKELENAGLLTTEKIERETVGRPRQRLLLTDQDLQDAPLNELVATAQAVL; from the coding sequence ATGACAAACGCCGAAGTAATTACTCGCGAGGAAAGCCTCCAGCAGGCAATCGAGACGACGAACGCCGAAGTCACGGTCGTCGCGCCGAACTTCGAAACGCTCCAGGCGCTCGGTCGGCTCAACGATCCGGATTGGGGAGACCACGTGCGGATTCTCACGACGCCACAGCCACTGAAGCGGTTGCGGCATGAATTCACGACGGCGACGCGTATCGCCGAAATTTCGTCCCGCAACGACGTAACCATCCGGACTATCGAGGACCAAGATGGGACGCTCCAGCCGCTCGTGCTCACCGAGTCACAGGTGACGACGGTTCTGTTGTCGGGGATGGAATCCGTCCCGACGCTGCGAACGTCGGCGGTGCCGGTGTTGGAGAACGTCCGCGAGACCGTCGCGTCGCTGTGGAAGTCGGCCCAGACGGCCGATATCAGTACCCCGCCGTACTCGCGGGTGATGAAAACCGTCGGCGAGAACTTCGACGAGAGCTTCGAGACGGACGTCCAGACGATGTTGAGCACCGCGATGGGGAGCCGTGCGATGTCCGACGGGCTCGACGAAGTCCACGCGTTCCTCCTCCTCGCGGCGCGCAACCGAGCGCAGTACCGAGAGCTGACGAAGTGGGCAGAGCGGATCCAGATCGGAAGCCCCGCGCGGTTTTCGACTCGGAAGAAGGAACTCGAGAACGCCGGACTACTCACGACCGAGAAGATCGAACGCGAGACCGTCGGTCGCCCGCGTCAACGGCTACTGTTGACCGATCAAGACCTCCAAGATGCGCCGTTGAACGAGTTGGTCGCGACCGCGCAGGCCGTTCTCTGA
- a CDS encoding DUF7503 family protein, with amino-acid sequence MKDTIRTHLKNSPRLTAVLLTTLLVLSQITGSVAAMGGITVSGP; translated from the coding sequence ATGAAAGACACCATTCGCACCCACCTCAAGAATAGCCCACGACTAACAGCGGTACTCCTGACGACGCTACTGGTGTTGTCGCAGATAACTGGTTCCGTTGCCGCAATGGGCGGTATAACCGTTTCAGGTCCCTGA